A section of the Chloroflexota bacterium genome encodes:
- a CDS encoding glycerate kinase: protein MKIVIAPQGFKGNLTALEVARAIEEGVKRIVPDAETVLKPMADGGEGTVQALVDATGGEMMTTEVTGPLQERVNAHWGILSDKTTAVIEMASASGLPLVPPEKRNPLITTTYGTGELIRAALDHGCQKLIIGIGGSATNDGGAGMAQALGARLLDAEGKELPFGGAALANLERIDISAMDPRLADFEVTLASDVNNPLCGPRGASAIYGPQKGATPDMVKQLDAALWHYADVIKKGLDIDLREVPGAGAAGGLGLGLMVFLKARMVPGIDVVIKATNLVADLKGAEIVFTAEGRIDCQSAMGKVPTGVALAAKEFGAMVIALAGEVADDCRVVFDQGIDAVLSIAPGPITLDQSMENAEKLLANAAECAMRFIACQTRP from the coding sequence ATGAAGATAGTCATTGCCCCACAGGGATTCAAAGGAAACCTCACCGCTTTGGAAGTAGCCCGAGCCATTGAGGAAGGGGTTAAGCGCATCGTGCCGGATGCGGAAACGGTGCTGAAGCCGATGGCGGATGGCGGCGAGGGCACGGTGCAGGCACTGGTCGATGCCACCGGCGGCGAAATGATGACCACGGAGGTCACCGGACCGCTGCAGGAACGGGTGAACGCCCACTGGGGAATTTTGAGCGATAAGACCACCGCCGTGATTGAGATGGCTTCCGCTTCCGGCCTTCCGCTCGTGCCTCCGGAGAAGCGCAATCCATTAATTACCACTACCTACGGTACCGGCGAGCTGATTCGTGCTGCGCTTGACCACGGCTGTCAAAAGCTGATTATCGGCATCGGCGGCAGTGCCACCAACGACGGTGGCGCCGGCATGGCACAGGCGCTCGGTGCCAGACTCTTGGATGCCGAGGGTAAAGAACTCCCATTCGGCGGTGCAGCGCTGGCCAACCTGGAACGAATCGATATCTCCGCGATGGACCCGCGACTGGCCGACTTTGAGGTCACGCTCGCTTCCGATGTCAACAATCCGCTCTGCGGCCCGCGTGGAGCATCCGCCATCTACGGTCCACAAAAGGGCGCCACCCCCGATATGGTGAAGCAGCTTGATGCCGCGCTCTGGCATTACGCCGACGTGATTAAAAAAGGCCTTGATATCGACCTCAGGGAAGTGCCCGGGGCCGGGGCTGCCGGCGGGCTGGGACTGGGGCTGATGGTTTTTCTGAAAGCCAGGATGGTGCCGGGAATCGATGTTGTCATCAAGGCGACCAATCTGGTGGCCGACTTGAAAGGTGCCGAAATCGTCTTTACCGCCGAGGGCCGTATTGACTGCCAGTCGGCTATGGGTAAGGTGCCCACCGGCGTTGCTCTGGCCGCCAAAGAATTCGGCGCCATGGTTATCGCGCTGGCGGGAGAAGTAGCCGACGATTGCCGGGTGGTCTTCGACCAGGGAATCGATGCTGTGCTCAGCATCGCTCCCGGGCCCATCACACTTGACCAGTCCATGGAAAATGCCGAGAAACTGCTGGCCAATGCTGCGGAATGCGCCATGCGCTTCATCGCCTGTCAGACCAGACCGTAG
- a CDS encoding FAD-binding oxidoreductase, translated as MEDTVLQEKQVFYQKLGEITGAENVLTGEKATAPYTVDGISPQAVVYPASTGQVADIIKAANESRTILVPWGGGSKQYIGPCLEAADTVLCLKNMKRVVELEASNFTTQVQAGMVNDELQKQLAEKNLFFPLDPFYIESSTIGGEIATNANGPRRILYGAVRDLVLGVTVVTPTGDIIHTGGKTMKNVAGMDLCRMYIGSWGTLGIITEAVLRLFPLPEVSTGIYITFPGPEDAFRVVGQLLNSPLTPSAIELVDSVAGRNVAETAGSSLSDDEVFLIVNAEGTKGDVERHRKDITSLAKANKAKSIMTLEEEKASGAWKAYRGIHRAMLGASSSALQGKASVPISKLGDMVQRVKKVSTSQGVEIGVTAHCGNGILYTYLADEHEKLVRITGELKQAAASLGGFFLIEVAPLSVRKEVAILPPRDDYQIMRHLKTGFDPNNILNPGRLAGGLH; from the coding sequence ATGGAGGATACCGTTTTACAGGAAAAACAGGTTTTCTATCAGAAGCTCGGTGAAATAACTGGTGCCGAAAATGTACTGACCGGAGAAAAGGCAACCGCACCCTACACAGTTGACGGTATCTCTCCCCAAGCCGTCGTCTATCCAGCCTCAACCGGGCAGGTAGCGGATATAATAAAGGCGGCCAATGAATCACGCACAATACTTGTACCGTGGGGAGGTGGCTCCAAACAATACATCGGGCCGTGCCTGGAAGCAGCCGATACTGTGCTCTGCCTGAAAAACATGAAACGGGTCGTGGAGCTTGAAGCCAGCAATTTCACAACACAGGTACAGGCCGGCATGGTTAATGACGAGTTGCAGAAGCAACTGGCGGAAAAGAACCTCTTTTTCCCCCTTGACCCATTTTATATAGAAAGTTCGACTATCGGTGGAGAAATCGCCACCAATGCCAACGGGCCGCGACGAATCTTGTATGGGGCCGTTCGCGACCTTGTTCTCGGGGTTACCGTTGTCACCCCTACCGGCGATATCATCCATACCGGCGGGAAGACGATGAAGAACGTGGCCGGCATGGACCTGTGCCGGATGTACATCGGCTCCTGGGGCACGCTGGGCATCATTACCGAGGCTGTGCTGAGACTTTTCCCTCTCCCCGAAGTGAGCACAGGGATTTATATAACCTTCCCCGGTCCTGAGGATGCTTTCCGCGTCGTCGGCCAGCTCCTGAATTCACCCCTAACGCCCAGCGCCATTGAACTTGTTGATTCGGTAGCAGGGCGCAATGTGGCAGAAACCGCAGGCTCAAGCCTCAGTGACGATGAGGTATTTTTAATTGTCAACGCTGAAGGAACGAAGGGTGACGTCGAGCGGCACCGGAAGGATATTACCTCCCTCGCCAAGGCTAACAAGGCGAAATCTATTATGACGCTAGAAGAAGAAAAAGCGTCTGGCGCCTGGAAAGCGTACCGTGGTATCCACAGGGCAATGCTTGGTGCCAGTTCATCAGCCCTTCAGGGCAAGGCCTCGGTACCCATCAGCAAGTTAGGAGACATGGTGCAGCGGGTGAAGAAAGTAAGCACCAGCCAGGGCGTGGAAATCGGCGTGACGGCCCACTGCGGCAACGGAATACTATACACTTACCTGGCTGACGAGCATGAGAAACTGGTACGCATTACAGGCGAACTTAAGCAGGCGGCAGCCAGCCTGGGCGGGTTTTTCCTCATCGAGGTGGCACCGCTTTCGGTCAGGAAAGAGGTGGCCATTCTGCCACCACGCGATGACTATCAAATAATGCGACACCTTAAAACCGGGTTCGACCCGAACAATATTCTGAACCCGGGTCGATTGGCAGGAGGCTTGCACTGA
- a CDS encoding stage 0 sporulation family protein, with product MADKVVGIRFKTAGKVYYFDPANLDLEVNDYVVVETSRGMELGKVVIAPRQVLANEVNEPFKPVTRKAEPEDVSRIQELEVKAEEALIECGKMIDELQLPMKLLSAEYNIDGSRLTFLFSAEQRVDFRELVRRLTGQFKVKVELRQVGTRDEAKLIGGFGRCGRPLCCMSFITDFDPVSIRMAKDQGLPLNPMKISGCCGRLMCCLSYENEQYRTMKEKMPRMGQQVSTAMGDATVVGNNLLKETVLVQLESEATVELPLSDVSY from the coding sequence ATGGCTGATAAGGTTGTTGGCATTCGATTCAAGACGGCGGGAAAGGTCTATTACTTTGACCCGGCGAACCTGGACCTTGAGGTCAATGACTATGTTGTCGTGGAGACGAGCCGCGGAATGGAGCTGGGGAAGGTGGTCATTGCGCCGCGACAGGTGCTGGCGAACGAGGTTAATGAGCCTTTCAAGCCGGTAACGCGTAAAGCCGAGCCAGAGGACGTTTCACGTATTCAGGAGCTTGAGGTCAAGGCTGAGGAAGCGCTCATTGAATGCGGGAAGATGATTGATGAGCTTCAGCTGCCGATGAAACTCCTTTCGGCGGAATATAACATTGACGGCAGTCGCCTCACCTTCCTGTTCAGCGCCGAGCAGAGAGTGGATTTCCGTGAGCTGGTGCGCCGGTTGACCGGGCAGTTCAAAGTAAAAGTGGAACTGCGACAGGTTGGTACCAGAGACGAGGCCAAGCTCATTGGTGGTTTTGGTCGATGCGGTCGTCCGCTGTGTTGCATGAGCTTTATCACCGATTTTGACCCGGTTTCCATCAGGATGGCGAAAGACCAGGGCCTGCCGCTGAATCCGATGAAAATCTCCGGCTGCTGCGGCCGTCTGATGTGCTGCCTGAGCTATGAGAATGAACAGTATCGCACCATGAAGGAGAAAATGCCCAGGATGGGCCAGCAGGTATCAACGGCTATGGGTGATGCGACGGTTGTGGGTAATAACCTGCTGAAGGAAACCGTGCTGGTGCAGCTGGAAAGCGAAGCAACGGTGGAATTGCCGCTCAGTGATGTCTCGTACTAG
- a CDS encoding HNH endonuclease, translated as MLNLPVLVLNQSFEPLTICRARRAVVLIYQGKAEMLENGVGFIHTVSDSFELPSVIRIAHMVKRPYRRKKLTRYEVFNRDNYSCQYCGKETKQLTLDHVIPRYRSGQHTWENVVSACVPCNRRKAGRTPQEAGMKLTRKPAYPSDNLLFSIPYHYRQNRLEWHRYLPQ; from the coding sequence ATGTTAAATCTTCCTGTTCTGGTGCTGAACCAGAGTTTCGAACCGCTCACCATATGCCGGGCCAGGCGTGCCGTCGTCCTGATTTACCAGGGCAAGGCGGAGATGCTTGAGAACGGCGTCGGCTTTATCCACACCGTCAGCGATAGCTTTGAACTTCCTTCCGTGATACGCATCGCCCACATGGTGAAACGTCCTTACCGGCGGAAAAAACTGACCCGCTATGAGGTCTTCAACCGTGACAATTATTCCTGCCAGTACTGCGGCAAGGAAACCAAGCAGTTGACCCTGGACCATGTAATTCCTCGCTACCGAAGCGGACAGCACACCTGGGAAAATGTAGTCAGCGCCTGTGTTCCCTGTAATCGCCGCAAGGCAGGGAGAACTCCGCAAGAAGCCGGCATGAAATTAACCCGGAAACCAGCCTACCCCAGCGACAACCTTTTATTCAGCATCCCCTACCACTACCGCCAGAACAGACTGGAATGGCATAGATACCTGCCACAGTGA
- the holB gene encoding DNA polymerase III subunit delta', producing the protein MWQVVGQDRAVSILQRGLERGALAHAYLLVGPPHVGKMTLALNLARALNCESPETPCGQCQTCQKVTSGNHADVQIIGLTQNGDAAEAKLISIDQVRDMQHSASLPPFEGKCKVFIIEDAELLSVEAANCLLKTLEEPTDKMVFLLLATNEKLLLETVVSRCQRLELIPLPSLEMEEALQKQWGVEPQRAKLLSRLSKGCLGWAIMAVSDDQILQERAEKLKFLYEVIRSDTEKRFDHAARLAAQFVQNRAAVQERLDLWLDWWRDLLLLKVGCPDYVVNTDQLSILNEMAGHYTMEQIRDCLGSIRAAKGQLKLNANPRLVLEVLMLDMPGKMEGNRGELSSKETVKNG; encoded by the coding sequence ATGTGGCAGGTAGTGGGGCAGGATAGGGCGGTATCCATTCTGCAACGTGGACTGGAGCGGGGCGCCCTCGCTCACGCCTATCTGCTGGTGGGCCCGCCTCACGTGGGCAAGATGACGCTGGCACTTAACCTGGCACGGGCCCTGAACTGCGAATCACCGGAAACACCCTGTGGGCAATGCCAGACCTGCCAGAAGGTGACTTCCGGAAACCATGCTGATGTCCAGATAATCGGCCTGACCCAGAATGGGGATGCTGCTGAAGCCAAACTGATAAGCATTGACCAGGTGCGGGATATGCAGCACTCGGCCAGTCTGCCGCCTTTTGAGGGCAAATGCAAGGTGTTCATCATTGAGGACGCTGAACTTTTATCTGTTGAGGCAGCGAACTGCCTTTTGAAGACTCTGGAGGAACCCACGGATAAGATGGTTTTTCTTTTATTGGCCACGAATGAAAAGCTCCTGCTGGAGACAGTGGTCTCGCGCTGCCAGCGTCTGGAACTTATCCCACTTCCTTCTCTCGAGATGGAGGAAGCACTGCAAAAACAATGGGGAGTTGAGCCACAGCGGGCTAAACTCCTCTCCCGATTATCCAAAGGATGTCTGGGCTGGGCAATCATGGCAGTTTCTGATGACCAGATACTGCAGGAGCGGGCCGAAAAGCTGAAATTTTTGTATGAGGTTATCAGGTCAGACACCGAGAAGCGCTTCGACCACGCGGCGCGGTTGGCGGCTCAGTTTGTGCAGAACAGGGCAGCGGTGCAGGAGAGGCTCGACCTCTGGCTGGACTGGTGGCGCGACCTGCTGCTGCTGAAGGTAGGTTGTCCGGATTACGTCGTCAATACTGACCAGTTGAGCATATTGAATGAAATGGCAGGGCATTATACTATGGAACAGATAAGAGATTGTCTTGGCAGTATCAGGGCTGCGAAAGGACAACTTAAGCTGAATGCCAATCCACGACTGGTGCTGGAAGTGCTGATGCTGGATATGCCGGGAAAGATGGAAGGCAATCGAGGAGAACTGAGTAGCAAGGAGACGGTGAAAAATGGCTGA
- a CDS encoding sugar phosphate isomerase/epimerase, translating into MKDNLHSYMKVGIVQLMAYPETDTVESIKKLAEDAFFGAIEIASIPEEIKDEVMQILGASHLVVGYVGQPLLLNNKLDLNSMVPQQREAAISAIKGGVDEAYLLGAKRLAVLSGPAPAKEKYGQAKELLVDSLSQICNYARSKGDLGITMEIFDREYDKKCLIGPTGEAVQVAREVKRHYSNFGLMIDLSHLPLLKETSDYAVKTAADYLTHVHIGNCILKDKSHPAYGDKHPPFGLAVGENDVEEVRLFLKALMDIGYIGEGKQNVVAFEVKPLPGQSPDVVVANAKRTLMEAWARL; encoded by the coding sequence ATGAAAGATAACCTGCATTCTTATATGAAGGTCGGTATAGTACAGTTGATGGCCTATCCGGAGACGGATACGGTTGAGTCCATCAAAAAGCTCGCCGAAGATGCATTTTTCGGCGCCATTGAGATTGCCTCGATACCGGAGGAGATTAAAGACGAGGTAATGCAAATACTGGGGGCAAGCCACCTCGTCGTCGGCTATGTTGGCCAGCCGCTGCTTCTGAATAACAAGCTTGACCTCAACAGTATGGTACCGCAGCAGCGAGAGGCCGCCATCTCCGCAATCAAAGGCGGCGTGGATGAGGCATACCTGCTCGGTGCCAAACGGCTTGCCGTGCTCAGCGGTCCGGCACCGGCCAAAGAGAAGTACGGCCAGGCAAAGGAATTACTGGTCGACTCACTTTCCCAGATCTGCAATTACGCGCGGAGCAAGGGTGACCTCGGCATTACGATGGAGATATTCGACCGTGAATACGACAAAAAGTGCCTCATTGGACCCACGGGAGAGGCAGTTCAGGTAGCCAGAGAGGTAAAACGGCACTATTCGAACTTTGGCCTGATGATAGACCTGAGCCACCTGCCGCTGCTCAAGGAGACGTCTGACTATGCAGTTAAAACGGCGGCGGACTACTTGACACACGTACATATCGGTAACTGCATATTGAAAGACAAGAGCCACCCTGCTTACGGAGACAAACACCCTCCGTTCGGACTGGCCGTCGGTGAAAATGACGTTGAAGAAGTCAGGCTGTTCTTAAAGGCCCTGATGGACATCGGGTACATTGGCGAGGGCAAGCAGAACGTGGTCGCTTTTGAGGTCAAGCCGCTGCCCGGGCAAAGCCCCGATGTGGTGGTGGCCAATGCCAAACGTACCCTTATGGAGGCATGGGCCAGGCTGTAG
- a CDS encoding FAD-binding protein codes for MIAKSIIKDLTKILGKENILADLKDLLAYSYDATMRQEMPDVIVFPRSTEQVSAIMKLAHREKIPVVPRGAGTNLSGGTIPLKGGIILETSRMNRILEINTANRRAVVEPGVVNLDLQNALAPLGYFYPPDPASQKSSTMGGNIGENAGGPMCLRYGVTSKYVYGMEIVLADGEVINVGDYVEDFPGYDLRGLFIGSEGMLGVATKLILHIIPKPEASRTMLAIFDRLEDTSQAVSDIIGAGIVPGAIELLDQKMCQVIEQSVSAGYPTDAAGMLLIEVAGLADTIEKQVQEISQFCQKNKVRELRIAQTNAERDALWKGRRGAFGSVARICPPYIVCDGTVPRNKLPEALHKVGEISEKYKVLIVNVAHAGDGNLHPLILFDATNPEEHKAAKKAGEDILDACIAMGGTISGEHGIGLEKIGAMRHMFDPADIAAMRKVKDVFDPDDILNPGKMFPSETEAPLSEKEGVAH; via the coding sequence TTGATAGCAAAGAGCATTATCAAAGACCTGACCAAAATCCTAGGCAAGGAAAATATCCTGGCCGACCTTAAAGACCTGCTCGCCTATTCCTATGATGCCACCATGAGGCAGGAAATGCCGGACGTTATCGTCTTTCCTCGCAGTACGGAGCAGGTCTCGGCAATAATGAAGCTGGCCCACCGGGAAAAGATACCGGTGGTGCCCCGTGGTGCCGGCACCAATCTATCTGGCGGTACCATACCGCTTAAAGGCGGCATCATCCTTGAAACCAGCCGCATGAACCGAATTCTGGAAATCAACACCGCCAACCGCAGGGCAGTGGTTGAACCCGGTGTGGTCAACCTCGATTTACAGAATGCCCTGGCACCGCTGGGCTATTTTTACCCACCCGACCCGGCCAGCCAGAAAAGCTCCACCATGGGTGGCAACATCGGTGAGAACGCCGGCGGACCGATGTGCCTCCGTTACGGGGTAACTTCCAAATACGTTTACGGTATGGAGATAGTCCTTGCCGATGGTGAGGTTATCAATGTCGGCGATTACGTTGAAGATTTCCCGGGCTACGATTTGAGAGGCCTGTTCATCGGCTCCGAAGGGATGCTAGGCGTGGCCACCAAGCTAATCCTGCATATCATCCCCAAGCCGGAAGCATCGCGAACCATGCTGGCCATCTTCGACCGCCTTGAAGATACAAGTCAGGCCGTCTCCGATATCATCGGCGCCGGCATCGTGCCTGGAGCCATTGAGCTGCTGGACCAGAAAATGTGCCAGGTCATCGAGCAGAGCGTGAGCGCCGGCTATCCCACCGATGCCGCCGGTATGCTCCTGATTGAAGTAGCCGGACTGGCTGATACCATAGAGAAACAGGTGCAGGAGATATCACAGTTCTGCCAGAAAAACAAAGTGCGTGAACTGCGCATCGCCCAGACCAACGCCGAACGCGACGCCCTCTGGAAGGGACGCCGCGGCGCATTCGGGTCGGTGGCCAGAATCTGCCCCCCCTATATAGTGTGCGATGGTACCGTCCCTCGGAACAAGCTGCCGGAAGCGCTCCATAAAGTGGGCGAGATTTCCGAGAAATACAAAGTACTCATCGTCAACGTGGCGCACGCCGGCGACGGTAACCTTCATCCCCTGATTTTATTTGATGCCACCAATCCGGAAGAACATAAAGCGGCGAAAAAAGCCGGCGAAGATATCCTTGATGCCTGTATCGCCATGGGTGGCACCATATCCGGTGAGCACGGCATCGGTCTGGAGAAAATAGGCGCCATGCGGCATATGTTCGACCCGGCAGATATCGCCGCCATGCGCAAGGTAAAGGATGTCTTCGACCCCGATGACATTCTTAATCCGGGGAAGATGTTCCCGTCAGAGACGGAAGCACCGCTATCGGAAAAAGAAGGGGTAGCCCATTAA
- a CDS encoding (Fe-S)-binding protein, with protein MPTVAEELEEVLKLCNKCGLCLAGCPIYKITGIEWTNARGRVALLRNAFLDKKVELSDLKDPIYNCLTCNGCTEHCPPAVPTGEIIFRARQELLRQKGQSWIQRMLFHKLLPNPEMLHKATKLLRLADVTGLRTLARKTGLTRLVGDAGKAEAMVPKVPASEGLEAIKRMVKKIDRPKYHAAYFVGCYAPNFAPEKAAATIRVLNKNRVEVAVPDFACCGLPAAGYGDMESARDLARKNIDIASKMKVDAIVTPCASCSSFLKDYAKLLADDSEWAEKAKGFAGKVRDISEFLVDIGLSTEMGELKRKVTFHDPCHLAHHQKIKDQPRTILKSIPGVEFVEMGEADMCCGAAGSYAFKNYDLSQKVLERKMGNVARTGADTLVSSCPACIMQLSCGVGQQKLPVSVLEIVELLDEAYRNARGKD; from the coding sequence ATGCCAACCGTGGCCGAGGAACTAGAAGAAGTATTAAAGCTGTGCAACAAATGCGGGCTCTGCCTGGCGGGCTGCCCTATCTATAAAATCACCGGCATAGAATGGACCAATGCCAGAGGGCGTGTGGCGCTGCTCCGCAACGCCTTTCTTGATAAGAAGGTGGAGCTCAGCGACCTGAAGGACCCGATTTACAACTGCCTGACCTGTAACGGCTGCACGGAGCACTGCCCGCCTGCAGTACCGACGGGAGAAATCATCTTCAGAGCCAGGCAGGAGCTACTCAGACAGAAAGGACAATCCTGGATACAGCGTATGCTGTTCCATAAACTGCTGCCCAACCCGGAAATGCTTCATAAGGCCACAAAGCTCCTCAGGCTGGCCGACGTTACCGGCCTTCGTACCCTGGCGAGGAAAACCGGCCTTACCAGACTGGTCGGTGACGCTGGAAAGGCAGAGGCCATGGTGCCTAAAGTGCCCGCCAGCGAAGGGCTGGAAGCCATAAAGCGTATGGTGAAAAAAATCGACAGGCCTAAATACCACGCCGCTTATTTCGTTGGCTGTTACGCGCCCAATTTCGCCCCGGAAAAAGCCGCGGCGACGATTCGCGTGCTCAATAAAAACCGGGTGGAAGTCGCCGTGCCCGACTTTGCCTGCTGTGGCCTGCCCGCCGCCGGTTACGGGGATATGGAATCGGCCCGGGACCTGGCCAGGAAAAACATAGATATAGCCAGCAAAATGAAAGTTGATGCCATAGTTACTCCCTGTGCCAGCTGCAGCTCCTTCTTAAAAGACTATGCCAAACTGCTGGCTGACGATTCAGAATGGGCGGAGAAGGCCAAGGGATTTGCCGGCAAAGTCAGGGATATCAGCGAATTCCTGGTTGACATCGGCCTGAGCACCGAAATGGGCGAGCTCAAAAGAAAGGTCACCTTCCATGACCCCTGCCACCTCGCCCACCACCAGAAAATAAAGGACCAGCCACGCACCATATTGAAGAGCATTCCCGGTGTTGAGTTTGTGGAGATGGGTGAGGCAGACATGTGCTGTGGTGCTGCCGGGAGCTACGCCTTTAAAAACTACGATTTATCCCAGAAAGTGCTGGAACGAAAGATGGGTAACGTTGCCAGGACCGGCGCCGATACCCTGGTCTCAAGCTGTCCCGCCTGTATCATGCAGCTTTCCTGCGGCGTGGGCCAGCAGAAGCTGCCGGTATCTGTCCTTGAAATCGTGGAACTGCTTGACGAGGCTTACCGGAATGCCAGAGGCAAAGATTGA
- the lysA gene encoding diaminopimelate decarboxylase → MALAEEFGTPLYVFDEVTLRRKCTEFRDEFGRRYQDTAIVYACKAFVNRALALLFKEEGLGLDVVSGGELSIARSVDFPMEKVYFHGNNKSAEELGMALEYKVGRIVIDNFQELDTLAEIAGQRGATPDVLLRLTPGVDPHTHKHISTGVVDSKFGIPLASAGEAVARAMSAPNLNLIGLHFHLGSQIFEVEPYREAIRVIMDLVAEMKSKHGFELQELDVGGGFAVQYTVDAPAPPVSDYAEVIVTTVNEKCREHSLGLPKLVIEPGRAIVGRAGVALYEVGVVKDIPGVRRYVSVDGGMADNIRPALYGARYEAVVASKMNDKAAKKVTIVGKFCESGDILIKDIDLPEIAVGDILAVPDCGAYCLAMGSNYNVSLKPAIVLVNGGKARLIRRRETYEDLLRCDLV, encoded by the coding sequence ATGGCGCTGGCGGAAGAGTTCGGCACGCCTCTGTATGTTTTCGATGAGGTAACTTTGCGTCGAAAGTGCACCGAGTTCAGAGACGAGTTCGGCAGGCGCTATCAGGATACGGCGATAGTCTACGCGTGCAAGGCATTCGTCAACCGGGCGCTGGCGCTCCTATTCAAGGAAGAGGGGCTCGGGCTGGATGTTGTCTCCGGCGGAGAGTTGAGTATCGCCCGTTCCGTTGATTTCCCGATGGAAAAGGTCTATTTCCACGGCAACAATAAGTCCGCCGAGGAACTGGGTATGGCCCTGGAATATAAAGTCGGACGCATTGTCATCGACAATTTTCAGGAACTTGATACGCTGGCGGAAATTGCAGGTCAGCGAGGTGCCACGCCTGATGTCCTGTTGCGGCTGACGCCGGGCGTTGACCCGCACACGCACAAACACATCTCCACCGGCGTTGTGGACAGCAAGTTCGGCATCCCTCTCGCCAGTGCTGGTGAAGCGGTGGCCAGGGCGATGTCGGCACCCAATTTGAACCTGATAGGGCTGCACTTTCATCTTGGCTCGCAGATATTCGAGGTGGAGCCGTACCGGGAAGCCATCAGGGTTATTATGGATTTGGTTGCAGAGATGAAATCCAAACATGGTTTTGAACTCCAGGAGCTCGATGTCGGGGGCGGCTTTGCTGTCCAGTATACGGTCGATGCACCCGCGCCGCCCGTATCCGACTATGCCGAAGTGATTGTTACCACAGTAAACGAGAAGTGCCGGGAACACAGTCTTGGCCTGCCGAAGCTGGTCATCGAACCGGGCAGAGCCATCGTGGGGCGGGCCGGCGTGGCGCTATATGAAGTCGGGGTCGTCAAGGACATACCTGGTGTCAGACGTTACGTATCCGTTGATGGCGGAATGGCGGACAATATCCGCCCTGCTCTGTACGGCGCCCGGTACGAGGCTGTGGTGGCGAGCAAGATGAACGATAAAGCAGCGAAGAAGGTTACCATTGTCGGCAAGTTCTGCGAATCCGGTGATATCCTTATCAAGGACATTGACCTTCCCGAAATAGCAGTGGGGGATATTCTGGCGGTGCCCGATTGCGGCGCCTACTGTCTGGCGATGGGCAGCAACTATAATGTCTCATTGAAACCGGCCATCGTGCTGGTAAATGGTGGTAAAGCACGCCTTATCCGCCGACGGGAAACGTATGAGGATTTGCTCCGGTGTGACCTGGTATGA